In a genomic window of Nodosilinea sp. E11:
- the lpdA gene encoding dihydrolipoyl dehydrogenase encodes MSDAFDYDLLIIGAGVGGHGAALHAVKRGLKTAIVEADVMGGTCVNRGCIPSKALLAASGRVRELRNEHHLKSLGISVGNVSYDREAIADHAKTLVSKIQGDMTNSLTRLGVEIVKGWARLAGEQKVAIATPDGEKIVTAKDIILSPGSVPFVPPGIETDGKTVFTSDEALKLDWLPDWIAIIGSGYIGLEFSDVYTALGCEVTIIEALDQLMPTFDPDIAKIAQRVLIAPRDIETRAGVIAQKVIPGNPVVIELANRETREVVETLEVDACLVATGRIPATKDLGLEKVGVETDRRGFIPVDDHLQVLRDGQPVPHLWAIGDATGKMMLAHAASAQGILTVETICGEPRQINYLSIPAAAFTHPEVSFVGLTEPAAKTLAEAEGFAIDTVRTYFKGNSKALAEGESDGLAKVIYRKDTGEILGAHIIGLHAADLIQEAANAIAQGQTVTDLSFCVHTHPTLSEVLDEAFKRAVVVPA; translated from the coding sequence GTGAGCGACGCATTTGATTACGACCTGCTGATTATTGGCGCTGGGGTAGGGGGCCACGGTGCCGCCCTCCACGCGGTCAAGCGGGGGCTAAAGACCGCCATTGTCGAAGCCGATGTGATGGGCGGCACCTGCGTAAACCGGGGCTGCATTCCCTCGAAGGCACTGTTGGCAGCCTCGGGGCGGGTGCGGGAACTGCGCAACGAGCACCACCTCAAGTCTCTGGGCATTTCGGTGGGCAATGTCAGCTACGATCGCGAAGCCATTGCCGACCACGCCAAAACCCTAGTGAGCAAAATTCAGGGCGATATGACCAACAGTCTCACCCGGCTGGGGGTCGAGATTGTCAAAGGCTGGGCGCGACTGGCGGGAGAGCAGAAAGTGGCGATCGCCACTCCCGACGGCGAAAAAATCGTTACGGCGAAAGACATTATTCTGTCGCCCGGCTCGGTGCCCTTTGTGCCCCCCGGTATTGAAACCGACGGTAAAACCGTCTTTACCAGCGACGAAGCCCTCAAGCTCGACTGGCTGCCCGACTGGATCGCCATTATCGGCAGTGGCTACATTGGCCTAGAATTTTCGGACGTCTACACTGCCCTGGGTTGTGAAGTCACGATTATCGAGGCGCTGGATCAGCTGATGCCCACCTTCGATCCCGACATCGCCAAGATCGCCCAGCGGGTGCTGATCGCCCCCCGCGATATTGAAACCCGTGCCGGGGTGATTGCCCAGAAAGTTATCCCCGGCAACCCGGTGGTGATTGAACTGGCCAATCGCGAAACCCGCGAAGTAGTCGAAACCCTAGAAGTCGATGCCTGCCTGGTGGCCACCGGGCGCATCCCCGCCACGAAGGATCTGGGCCTGGAGAAGGTCGGTGTGGAAACCGATCGCCGGGGCTTTATTCCGGTAGATGACCACCTGCAAGTGCTGCGGGACGGCCAGCCGGTGCCCCACCTGTGGGCGATCGGTGATGCCACCGGCAAAATGATGCTGGCCCACGCGGCCTCGGCCCAGGGCATTCTCACGGTCGAAACCATCTGCGGTGAGCCGCGCCAGATCAACTACCTCAGCATTCCGGCGGCGGCCTTTACCCACCCCGAGGTTAGCTTTGTGGGCCTGACTGAACCGGCAGCCAAGACTCTGGCTGAGGCGGAGGGGTTTGCCATTGACACGGTGCGTACCTACTTTAAGGGCAACTCTAAGGCCCTGGCCGAGGGCGAGTCGGACGGGCTAGCTAAGGTGATCTATCGTAAAGACACGGGAGAAATTCTCGGAGCCCACATCATTGGGCTGCATGCCGCTGATCTGATTCAGGAGGCAGCCAATGCGATCGCCCAGGGGCAGACGGTAACCGATCTCTCGTTCTGCGTGCATACCCACCCCACCCTATCGGAGGTGCTCGACGAAGCCTTCAAGCGGGCCGTTGTCGTCCCCGCCTAA
- a CDS encoding RNA methyltransferase, whose protein sequence is MLTSLQNPLVKFFRKLHQAKVRRSQNQILLEGTHLIQEALATSYPLDIVCFTPAWQQAHADLALDLDQRAERVEQVSDAVLAAMATTQHPDGVVAIAPQLHRHSMPAVQGLGLVVETLQDPGNLGTIIRTATAAGVDGLWLSADSVAPDHPKVLRASAGQWFRLPLAVVDDLPTHLADWHRAGVQLVTTSSYASVDYWAVDFTKPTVIVMGNEGAGLSAALQRQATVQVRIPMAGGVESLNVGISAALLLYEARRQRWAIAQD, encoded by the coding sequence ATGCTTACGAGCCTGCAAAATCCCCTGGTTAAATTTTTTCGGAAGCTGCACCAGGCTAAGGTGCGGCGATCGCAGAACCAAATTTTGCTAGAGGGGACCCACCTGATCCAGGAGGCTCTCGCTACCTCCTATCCCCTCGACATTGTCTGTTTTACCCCCGCCTGGCAGCAGGCCCATGCCGATTTGGCCCTAGATCTAGACCAGCGGGCTGAACGGGTTGAGCAGGTGTCTGACGCTGTATTGGCAGCGATGGCCACGACCCAGCATCCCGACGGGGTGGTGGCCATCGCCCCCCAGCTTCACCGCCACTCCATGCCTGCGGTTCAGGGCCTTGGGCTGGTGGTAGAAACCCTGCAAGATCCTGGCAACCTGGGCACCATTATTCGCACGGCGACGGCCGCTGGGGTCGATGGCCTGTGGCTTAGCGCCGACAGCGTCGCCCCCGACCATCCCAAGGTGCTGCGGGCCTCGGCGGGCCAGTGGTTTCGGCTACCCCTAGCGGTAGTAGACGATCTGCCGACTCACCTGGCGGACTGGCATCGGGCTGGGGTGCAGCTCGTAACCACTAGCTCCTACGCCTCGGTAGATTATTGGGCGGTCGATTTCACCAAACCCACGGTGATTGTGATGGGCAACGAGGGAGCGGGTCTGTCAGCCGCCCTTCAGCGTCAGGCTACAGTACAGGTGCGCATCCCCATGGCGGGTGGGGTGGAATCGTTGAATGTAGGCATTTCGGCGGCGCTGCTGCTCTACGAGGCCCGGCGGCAGCGATGGGCGATCGCCCAAGATTAG
- the murA gene encoding UDP-N-acetylglucosamine 1-carboxyvinyltransferase, whose translation MEDTAIVTSIGLPNPAIAAEADGAVLEITGGSSLSGQVTISGAKNSALVAMAGTLLCSQPCRIRNIPRLMDIERMGEVLTALGVKLKREDDALVVDASTIAHTKAPYDVVSRLRASFFVIGPLLARMGVARIPLPGGCAIGARPVELHVRGLQAMGANVHIEHGTVHAYVPGSRGRLKGAKIYLDYPSVGATETLMMAATLADGETIIENAAQEPEVADLANFCRAMGAKIRGAGTNTITIVGVPSLHSTDYGIIPDRIEAGTFLVAGAITRSEISIAPIIPEHLTAVIAKLHEIGGRVVVDGPSRVRYVPSHTLNPVDIQTGPFPGFPTDMQAQFMALMAVCDGSSLITETVFENRLRHVAELNRMGADIRLNGNCAIIKGVHQLSGAPVLATDLRASAALVLAGLAAKSTTTIQGLHHLDRGYDDLEGKLRLLGANLRRYTDGSIPAI comes from the coding sequence GTGGAGGACACCGCTATCGTTACATCCATTGGTTTGCCCAACCCTGCGATCGCCGCCGAAGCGGATGGCGCTGTACTCGAGATCACCGGCGGTAGTTCTCTCTCTGGCCAGGTCACCATTAGCGGGGCCAAAAACTCAGCCCTGGTGGCGATGGCCGGCACGCTACTCTGCTCACAGCCCTGCCGCATTCGTAATATTCCCCGTCTAATGGATATTGAGCGGATGGGCGAAGTGCTCACAGCCCTGGGAGTAAAGCTCAAACGCGAAGACGACGCTCTGGTGGTCGATGCCAGCACCATCGCCCACACCAAGGCCCCCTACGATGTGGTCAGCCGCCTGCGGGCTAGCTTCTTTGTGATTGGCCCCCTGCTGGCCCGCATGGGAGTAGCCCGCATTCCCCTCCCCGGTGGTTGCGCCATCGGAGCCCGCCCGGTCGAGCTGCACGTGCGCGGCCTCCAGGCGATGGGAGCCAACGTCCACATTGAGCATGGCACGGTTCACGCCTACGTTCCCGGCAGCCGGGGACGGTTGAAAGGGGCAAAAATTTATCTCGACTACCCCAGCGTAGGGGCCACCGAAACCCTAATGATGGCGGCCACCCTGGCCGACGGCGAAACCATCATTGAAAATGCCGCCCAGGAACCCGAGGTGGCCGATCTGGCCAACTTCTGCCGGGCGATGGGAGCCAAGATTCGCGGGGCTGGCACCAATACCATCACCATCGTAGGCGTCCCTAGCCTCCACAGCACCGACTATGGGATTATTCCCGATCGCATTGAGGCCGGTACCTTTCTGGTCGCCGGTGCCATTACCCGCTCAGAGATCAGCATCGCCCCGATCATTCCTGAGCACCTGACCGCAGTGATTGCCAAGCTCCATGAAATTGGTGGTCGAGTGGTGGTAGACGGCCCCAGTCGGGTGCGCTACGTGCCCTCCCATACCCTCAATCCTGTGGATATTCAAACCGGGCCGTTTCCTGGATTTCCCACCGATATGCAGGCCCAGTTTATGGCGCTGATGGCCGTCTGTGACGGCAGCAGTTTAATCACTGAAACGGTGTTTGAAAACCGCCTGCGCCACGTGGCCGAGCTCAACCGCATGGGAGCCGACATTCGCCTAAACGGCAACTGCGCCATTATCAAAGGTGTACACCAGCTGTCCGGGGCTCCGGTGCTGGCGACCGATCTGCGCGCGTCGGCGGCCCTAGTGCTGGCTGGCCTAGCGGCCAAGAGCACGACCACCATTCAGGGGTTACACCACCTCGATCGCGGCTACGACGACCTAGAGGGCAAACTGCGCCTGCTGGGGGCTAACCTGCGCCGCTACACCGATGGCTCGATCCCGGCTATTTAG
- a CDS encoding FAD-binding oxidoreductase: MTLARPATDWDALAQAFGAIETIRDPNQREKLSKDYYYFSPVLQGQLADRVADLIVRPTSEAEVLAAAKVCVEARVPVTVRGAGTGNYGQCIPLEGGVVLDLSKLNAVKRVEPGVAWVEPGAKLSAIDKVTRETGWELRMYPSTYRTATLGGFIGGGSGGIGSIMYGQLRDRGNLNAVRVVTMEDHPRVIELRGDAVHKVNHAYGTNGIITELEIPLGPAYPWAEVIVTFDDFMTAARFGQALGDADGLIKKLISIHAWPIPSYFASLKPYLPEGKAAALLMVAEPSLALFGELVKEFGGTITYSKSAQEASKGAPLAEFTWNHTTLHARSVDPTLTYLQTLFPYDPKLERVQHFYEHFGDEVIMHLEYLRMGGTTIPAALQIVRYSTPERLAEIIRYHEDHGALIANPHTYLLEDGGMKKVDAVQVNFKAEVDPYGLLNPGKMRGWLERVEAK, translated from the coding sequence ATGACCCTGGCTCGCCCTGCTACCGACTGGGATGCTCTAGCTCAAGCCTTTGGCGCGATCGAAACTATTCGCGACCCCAACCAGCGCGAAAAACTCTCGAAAGACTATTACTACTTCAGCCCAGTGCTGCAAGGGCAGCTAGCCGACCGGGTGGCCGATTTGATTGTGCGCCCCACCAGTGAGGCGGAGGTGCTAGCGGCGGCCAAGGTCTGCGTTGAGGCGCGAGTGCCCGTCACCGTGCGGGGGGCGGGCACCGGCAACTACGGCCAGTGCATTCCCCTGGAGGGAGGTGTGGTGCTCGATCTGAGCAAGCTGAACGCGGTGAAGCGAGTCGAGCCGGGGGTGGCCTGGGTCGAGCCGGGGGCCAAGCTCTCAGCCATTGATAAAGTCACCCGCGAAACGGGCTGGGAGTTGCGGATGTATCCCTCCACCTACCGCACGGCGACCCTTGGCGGCTTTATTGGCGGCGGCAGCGGCGGCATTGGCTCGATTATGTATGGGCAACTGCGCGATCGCGGCAATCTCAACGCCGTGCGGGTCGTCACGATGGAAGACCATCCCAGAGTGATTGAGCTGCGGGGCGACGCGGTGCATAAGGTCAACCATGCCTACGGCACCAACGGCATTATCACCGAGCTAGAAATTCCCCTCGGCCCGGCCTACCCCTGGGCGGAGGTGATCGTAACCTTCGACGACTTTATGACCGCTGCCCGCTTTGGTCAGGCCCTGGGCGACGCTGACGGGTTGATCAAAAAGCTGATCAGCATCCACGCCTGGCCGATCCCCAGCTATTTTGCGTCGCTAAAGCCCTACTTGCCTGAGGGCAAAGCGGCGGCACTGCTAATGGTGGCCGAGCCTTCCCTGGCGCTGTTTGGGGAATTGGTGAAGGAATTTGGCGGCACCATCACCTATAGCAAATCGGCCCAGGAGGCCAGCAAAGGCGCACCCTTGGCTGAATTCACCTGGAACCACACCACCCTCCACGCCCGCAGTGTAGACCCAACCCTCACCTACCTACAAACCCTATTTCCCTACGACCCAAAACTGGAGCGGGTGCAACACTTCTATGAGCACTTTGGCGACGAGGTGATCATGCACCTGGAGTATTTGCGCATGGGGGGCACCACGATTCCGGCGGCGCTGCAAATTGTGCGCTACTCAACCCCCGAGCGACTGGCAGAAATTATTCGCTACCACGAAGACCACGGTGCGCTGATCGCCAACCCCCATACCTACCTGCTCGAAGACGGCGGCATGAAAAAGGTGGACGCAGTGCAGGTGAACTTTAAGGCTGAGGTTGACCCCTACGGACTGCTCAACCCCGGCAAAATGCGCGGCTGGCTAGAGCGAGTTGAGGCGAAATAG
- a CDS encoding AMP-binding protein: protein MGQTLKALLHNRWGDDWLIGPSRQAFWQCLGQLSPSFAAYRESCTVHNPGVLIAEPDPLLFLATCLAAWSADCTVVLANPGWGDRDRHQMQAMVDPVWSNPLVPGMAAYPCRVLGAQPGQILIPTGGSSGQIKFAVHSWETLSVSVAGFCAHFGGGPVHAYCVLPLFHVSGLMQTLRVLTTGGQLVLQPYGDLKRGEVLPLPSGGFLSLVPTQLQDLLALGDEFGPWLRSFRAVLLGGAPAGRSLLDQAQAAHIPVALTYGMTETAAQVTTLLPEEFLAGNRSSGRALPHARITIFNDQGQSQPSGQTGRVVIQASSLAQAYLSLGEGIVVGNAHPTGVLGYGSCPGGTGSLVGSAHPTGSFATDDIGYFDDGGYLHIVGRSSTKIITGGENVFPEDIEAALLATGIVSDACVVGLPCDRWGQRLCALVVMDYPNLLPDLPERLRSRLTPYKLPKQWILVNHLPRTAQGKLSRPQSLALAQRILGLDG, encoded by the coding sequence ATGGGACAGACTCTAAAAGCGTTGCTTCACAACCGTTGGGGAGACGATTGGCTGATCGGCCCTAGTAGGCAGGCATTTTGGCAATGTTTAGGTCAACTCAGCCCTAGTTTTGCTGCGTATAGAGAATCTTGCACTGTCCACAACCCCGGAGTTTTGATCGCTGAACCTGACCCGCTACTGTTTTTGGCGACTTGCTTGGCAGCTTGGTCGGCGGACTGCACCGTAGTTTTGGCGAACCCTGGCTGGGGCGATCGCGATCGTCATCAGATGCAGGCCATGGTCGATCCAGTCTGGAGCAATCCCCTGGTGCCGGGCATGGCGGCCTATCCCTGCCGAGTGCTGGGGGCGCAGCCGGGGCAAATTCTGATCCCCACGGGCGGTTCGTCGGGGCAGATTAAGTTTGCGGTGCATAGCTGGGAGACCCTCAGCGTCTCCGTAGCCGGCTTTTGCGCCCACTTTGGCGGTGGCCCAGTCCACGCCTACTGCGTACTGCCACTGTTTCACGTCAGCGGGCTGATGCAGACGCTGCGAGTGCTGACCACGGGCGGGCAGCTGGTGCTCCAGCCCTACGGCGATCTCAAGCGGGGCGAAGTCTTGCCCTTACCCTCCGGTGGATTTCTCTCGCTGGTGCCGACTCAGCTTCAGGATTTATTGGCTTTGGGGGATGAGTTTGGCCCCTGGCTGCGGAGTTTTAGGGCGGTGCTGCTGGGGGGTGCGCCTGCTGGGCGATCGCTGCTCGACCAGGCCCAGGCGGCCCACATTCCCGTCGCCCTTACCTATGGCATGACCGAAACTGCCGCCCAGGTCACCACCTTGCTGCCAGAGGAATTTCTGGCCGGCAACCGCAGCAGCGGCAGAGCTTTGCCCCATGCAAGAATCACGATTTTCAATGACCAGGGGCAGTCTCAGCCATCGGGGCAAACGGGGCGGGTGGTGATTCAGGCCAGTTCTTTGGCCCAGGCCTATTTGAGCCTCGGGGAAGGGATTGTGGTGGGCAATGCCCACCCTACGGGAGTGCTGGGATATGGGAGTTGCCCTGGCGGAACGGGTTCTTTGGTGGGCAGTGCCCACCCTACGGGGTCATTCGCTACTGATGATATTGGCTATTTCGATGACGGGGGCTATTTGCACATCGTCGGGCGCAGCAGCACCAAAATCATTACGGGGGGCGAGAATGTGTTTCCTGAAGATATTGAGGCGGCTCTGCTGGCGACGGGGATCGTGAGCGATGCCTGTGTGGTGGGGTTGCCCTGCGATCGCTGGGGGCAGCGGCTCTGTGCCCTGGTAGTGATGGATTACCCAAACCTGCTGCCAGATCTACCGGAGCGACTGCGATCGCGGCTGACTCCCTACAAACTGCCCAAGCAGTGGATTTTGGTCAATCACCTCCCCAGAACTGCCCAGGGCAAACTCAGTCGGCCCCAGTCGTTGGCCCTGGCTCAAAGAATTTTGGGCTTGGACGGTTAA
- a CDS encoding o-succinylbenzoate synthase yields MGLELALKPYRRRFVQPLHTAHGPWVWREGLLIRLRDGLGRWGYGEVAPIPWFGSETMAEALAFCRAQGGEWHGQKVPAALPATQFGLESALADLTGQSAGHEPAIPADSFANAAICGLLPAGAAVLEIAPQRLAQGHRTLKWKIGVHPIADEIAWLEQWVKTLPSEARLRLDANGGLSLAQAEHWLAACDRLNANLHLATVEYLEQPLPPDQLTAMIALGHRYQTAIALDESVATVAQLENCWQQGWRGVCVVKPAIAGSPQRLEAFCQQHQPHLVFSSVFETGVGRRAALAIAARCSPAPAPALGFGTQGWLDDDWDTLTPAELWDRL; encoded by the coding sequence ATGGGGCTTGAGCTGGCGCTGAAACCCTACCGACGGCGGTTTGTGCAGCCATTACACACCGCCCACGGCCCGTGGGTCTGGCGCGAGGGCCTACTGATTCGCCTGAGGGATGGCCTGGGCCGATGGGGCTACGGCGAGGTGGCCCCCATTCCCTGGTTTGGCAGTGAGACGATGGCCGAAGCGCTGGCGTTTTGCCGCGCTCAGGGGGGGGAGTGGCATGGGCAGAAGGTTCCCGCTGCTCTCCCGGCGACTCAGTTTGGGCTAGAATCTGCCCTGGCCGATTTGACCGGACAGAGCGCTGGTCATGAACCGGCAATTCCTGCGGATAGCTTTGCTAACGCAGCCATCTGTGGCTTGCTGCCCGCTGGTGCAGCGGTGTTAGAGATTGCCCCCCAGCGCTTAGCCCAAGGCCATCGCACCCTGAAGTGGAAAATTGGCGTGCATCCCATTGCTGACGAAATCGCTTGGCTAGAGCAATGGGTGAAAACTCTGCCCTCCGAGGCTCGACTGCGGTTGGATGCTAACGGCGGCCTGAGTCTGGCCCAGGCCGAGCATTGGCTGGCGGCCTGCGATCGCCTCAACGCCAATCTTCACTTAGCCACTGTTGAATACCTTGAGCAGCCGTTGCCCCCCGACCAGCTAACGGCAATGATCGCTCTTGGTCATCGATATCAAACGGCGATCGCCCTGGATGAATCGGTTGCCACCGTGGCTCAGCTAGAGAACTGTTGGCAGCAGGGGTGGCGGGGAGTCTGTGTGGTCAAGCCTGCGATCGCCGGTTCGCCCCAGCGCCTGGAAGCCTTCTGCCAACAGCATCAGCCCCACCTCGTCTTTTCCTCTGTCTTTGAAACCGGGGTGGGGCGACGGGCTGCCCTGGCGATCGCCGCCCGCTGCTCTCCTGCTCCGGCTCCAGCGCTGGGCTTTGGCACCCAAGGCTGGCTCGATGACGACTGGGATACCCTCACCCCCGCCGAGCTATGGGACAGACTCTAA
- the menA gene encoding 2-carboxy-1,4-naphthoquinone phytyltransferase, whose amino-acid sequence MTTQSVDPAPRKLWLAAIKPPMYSVAMMPMVVGSAIAYAETGQFNGSIFALFVLAAVLILAWENLSNDVFDAETGIDVNKAHSLVNLTRNRRLIFGLANLCLGLGIAGIVAIAVYQQDPTVLGLVVLCCGLGYMYQGPPFRLGYQGLGEVLCFLSFGPLAMGAAYYSQTQTWSWGSQMVGMMVGLTTTLVLFCSHFHQVEDDLAAGKRSPIVRLGTKRGAALVPWGCGVFFAIAAVALVLGIFPVWTALVFLSLLSAWRLSRHVTRYHDQPSRVFNAKFFAIGFHFWSGVLLSLGFWLSAYGA is encoded by the coding sequence ATGACCACTCAATCGGTAGACCCGGCCCCCCGTAAGCTCTGGTTAGCAGCCATAAAGCCCCCCATGTATAGCGTTGCTATGATGCCGATGGTGGTGGGGAGCGCGATCGCCTACGCTGAAACCGGCCAGTTTAACGGCAGTATTTTTGCGCTGTTTGTGCTGGCGGCGGTGCTCATTTTGGCCTGGGAGAATCTCAGTAATGATGTGTTTGATGCGGAGACAGGCATCGATGTCAACAAGGCCCATTCTCTCGTCAACTTAACCCGCAATCGGCGGCTCATTTTTGGCCTGGCCAACCTCTGTTTGGGGCTGGGGATCGCAGGTATCGTGGCGATCGCCGTCTATCAGCAAGACCCGACTGTACTGGGGCTAGTGGTGCTCTGCTGCGGCCTGGGCTACATGTATCAGGGGCCACCCTTTCGCCTGGGCTACCAGGGGCTAGGAGAGGTGCTGTGTTTTTTAAGCTTTGGCCCTTTGGCCATGGGGGCCGCCTACTATAGCCAGACCCAGACCTGGTCGTGGGGTAGCCAGATGGTGGGAATGATGGTGGGGCTGACGACAACGCTGGTGCTGTTTTGTTCGCACTTTCACCAGGTCGAGGACGATCTGGCGGCGGGTAAGCGATCGCCGATTGTGCGGTTGGGCACAAAGCGGGGGGCAGCGCTGGTGCCCTGGGGCTGTGGGGTGTTTTTTGCGATCGCCGCTGTCGCTTTAGTTCTAGGTATTTTTCCGGTCTGGACGGCGCTGGTGTTTTTGAGCCTGCTTTCGGCCTGGCGGCTCAGTCGCCACGTTACCCGTTATCACGACCAGCCGAGCCGGGTGTTTAACGCTAAGTTTTTTGCCATTGGCTTTCACTTTTGGAGCGGAGTGCTGCTGAGTTTGGGCTTTTGGCTAAGCGCCTATGGGGCTTGA
- a CDS encoding single-stranded DNA-binding protein yields the protein MSSRGLNLCTLAGYVAADPQIRSIERKTGGHTQVADLTIYVDRIPSRKDNDSFTVNITVWEDSSAWRKLTYIKKGSLIIASGAIDASPYVSKTDSQPRAGLQLKANDIFLDSSPKADDPSAAPQDQAPRALATAEF from the coding sequence ATGTCAAGTCGAGGATTAAACCTATGTACCCTGGCCGGGTACGTAGCCGCCGACCCCCAGATTCGCAGCATTGAGCGCAAAACGGGCGGCCATACTCAGGTGGCCGACCTCACCATCTACGTCGATCGCATTCCCAGCCGCAAAGACAACGACAGCTTTACTGTCAACATCACCGTGTGGGAAGACTCCTCTGCCTGGCGCAAGCTCACCTACATCAAGAAAGGGTCGCTGATTATCGCTAGCGGTGCGATCGACGCCTCCCCCTACGTCAGCAAAACCGACTCCCAGCCTCGGGCCGGGCTTCAGCTCAAGGCCAACGACATCTTTTTAGACTCTTCCCCCAAGGCCGACGATCCCAGCGCGGCCCCTCAGGACCAAGCGCCTAGAGCCTTGGCCACGGCAGAGTTCTAA
- a CDS encoding DUF1823 family protein → MPPITDETLWAILNDELDDDTVNRLVWQGLGYRETSDGWDNSAVEALWVEKFPQPPNFIESRPATVQLTRSIPKADKQLLKEELGFKGYTVDQLIPRLTRRATMVSWLLSYRRR, encoded by the coding sequence ATGCCCCCCATCACTGACGAGACCCTGTGGGCCATTCTCAACGACGAACTCGACGATGACACCGTGAACCGCCTGGTCTGGCAGGGCTTGGGCTACCGCGAAACCTCAGATGGCTGGGATAATTCGGCGGTAGAGGCCCTCTGGGTAGAAAAATTTCCCCAGCCGCCCAACTTTATTGAGAGTCGCCCGGCAACAGTGCAGCTTACGCGCTCAATTCCCAAGGCCGATAAACAATTGCTGAAAGAAGAGCTGGGGTTTAAGGGCTACACCGTAGACCAGCTGATTCCTCGCTTGACCCGTCGAGCGACAATGGTGAGCTGGTTGCTGAGCTACCGCAGGCGGTAG